Proteins encoded by one window of Pseudonocardia sp. HH130629-09:
- the meaB gene encoding methylmalonyl Co-A mutase-associated GTPase MeaB, protein MVPRVPDPAELARGVLAGDRTLLARAITLVESSRPDHQRAAQELLLELTPKAGHAVRVGVSGVPGVGKSTFIEAMGSTLTAQGHRVAVLAVDPSSTRTRGSILGDKTRMPRLAVDPDAFVRPSPSAGTLGGVARRTRETMVVMEAAGFDVVLVETVGVGQSETAVAGMVDTFLFLTIARTGDALQGIKKGILELADVVAVNKADGPHERDARAAARELAGALHMMTPTSAHWRTPVLSCSAQTGKGLDAVWEKVTAHREALESAGELATRRADQQVEWMWQMVRDRLMDRVLHDPATAERLPKLTAEVREGGLTPTLAAQQILDVLG, encoded by the coding sequence ATGGTCCCTCGCGTCCCCGACCCCGCGGAGCTCGCCCGCGGGGTCCTGGCCGGCGACCGCACCCTGCTCGCCCGGGCGATCACCCTGGTCGAGTCCAGCAGGCCCGACCACCAGCGGGCCGCCCAGGAGCTGCTCCTGGAGCTCACCCCGAAGGCCGGGCACGCGGTGCGGGTCGGCGTCTCCGGGGTGCCCGGCGTCGGGAAGTCGACGTTCATCGAGGCGATGGGGTCCACGCTCACCGCGCAGGGCCACCGGGTGGCGGTGCTCGCCGTCGACCCGTCGTCCACCCGGACCCGCGGCTCCATCCTGGGGGACAAGACCCGGATGCCGCGCCTGGCCGTCGACCCGGACGCGTTCGTGCGGCCCTCGCCCTCGGCGGGCACGCTCGGCGGGGTCGCCCGCCGCACCCGGGAGACGATGGTGGTCATGGAGGCCGCCGGGTTCGACGTCGTGCTCGTCGAGACCGTCGGGGTCGGCCAGTCCGAGACCGCCGTCGCCGGGATGGTCGACACCTTCCTGTTCCTCACCATCGCCCGCACCGGCGACGCGCTGCAGGGGATCAAGAAGGGCATCCTGGAGCTCGCCGACGTCGTCGCGGTGAACAAGGCGGACGGCCCGCACGAGCGCGACGCCCGCGCCGCGGCCCGCGAGCTCGCCGGCGCGCTGCACATGATGACCCCCACCTCGGCGCACTGGCGCACCCCGGTGCTGTCCTGCTCGGCGCAGACCGGCAAGGGTCTGGACGCGGTGTGGGAGAAGGTCACCGCGCACCGCGAGGCCCTCGAGTCCGCCGGTGAGCTCGCGACCCGGCGCGCCGACCAGCAGGTCGAGTGGATGTGGCAGATGGTGCGCGACCGGCTGATGGACCGGGTGCTGCACGACCCGGCGACGGCCGAGCGGCTCCCGAAGCTCACCGCCGAGGTCCGCGAGGGCGGGCTCACCCCCACCCTCGCCGCCCAGCAGATCCTCGACGTCCTGGGCTGA
- a CDS encoding VanZ family protein, with product MFGRSLPVTVAAGFAVSLLVEATQYTGNWFLFPCAYRLADVDDLIANTAGALLGGLAAMLLRPRKWDGTGAPDLPAPVTGGRRLLGAVCDLTAVWATGALFGALLLGGVTVVAGLRAPFPDWYDTANAVVGFWVPLLAFLVVPLFGRGGTVGQRAVRLRPALPDGRVPGRGRRLARALLGTGGFLLLSGPSGGLGLLGLVWGLVGLVGLWRSTGHSGVAGRLTGLAMVDAREPARTTPDDRPVVRDGSAG from the coding sequence GTGTTCGGCCGCTCACTGCCGGTCACCGTCGCCGCCGGGTTCGCGGTCTCGCTGCTCGTCGAGGCCACCCAGTACACCGGCAACTGGTTCCTGTTCCCGTGCGCCTACCGGCTCGCCGACGTCGACGACCTCATCGCCAACACCGCGGGCGCCCTGCTCGGCGGGCTCGCCGCGATGCTGCTGCGGCCCCGCAAGTGGGACGGGACGGGCGCCCCGGACCTCCCGGCGCCGGTCACCGGCGGGCGCCGCCTGCTCGGCGCCGTGTGCGACCTGACGGCGGTGTGGGCGACCGGGGCGCTGTTCGGGGCGCTGCTGCTCGGTGGGGTCACCGTCGTCGCCGGGCTGCGGGCGCCGTTCCCGGACTGGTACGACACCGCCAACGCCGTCGTCGGCTTCTGGGTGCCGTTGCTGGCGTTCCTGGTCGTGCCGCTGTTCGGCCGGGGCGGGACGGTCGGCCAGCGTGCGGTGCGGCTGCGCCCTGCGCTGCCCGACGGCAGGGTCCCCGGCCGCGGACGCCGCCTCGCCCGGGCACTGCTCGGCACCGGCGGGTTCCTGCTGCTGTCCGGTCCGTCCGGGGGGCTCGGCCTGCTCGGGCTGGTGTGGGGGCTCGTCGGCCTGGTCGGGCTCTGGCGCAGCACCGGCCACAGCGGGGTGGCCGGACGCCTCACCGGGCTCGCGATGGTCGACGCCAGGGAGCCCGCCCGCACCACCCCGGACGACCGTCCCGTGGTGCGGGACGGGTCCGCGGGCTGA
- a CDS encoding HpcH/HpaI aldolase family protein: MTTDPLFTDDAVGSWLQLPSPAVAEIAGSVGFDLVCVDTQHGLIGDDTVLGMLQALSATGTPALVRVPGHGAEGIGRALDRGADGVIVPLVDTGEQAAAAVAACRYPPDGVRSFGPVRPSWQGREVFAPPRTVVMVETVAAVANLADIVAVEGVAAVFVGPSDLALAHGLPVAAQGDGGPGSDRHAELVSGITAVCAGAGVPVGIYCDSPAHVRRFRALGCTFTMLAAEQAILRAALAEKLAYARS; this comes from the coding sequence ATGACGACTGATCCCCTGTTCACCGACGACGCGGTCGGTAGCTGGCTGCAGCTGCCCTCCCCCGCCGTCGCCGAGATCGCCGGCTCCGTCGGGTTCGACCTGGTCTGCGTCGACACCCAGCACGGCCTGATCGGCGACGACACCGTCCTCGGCATGCTGCAGGCCCTGTCCGCGACCGGGACGCCGGCGCTGGTACGGGTCCCCGGTCACGGCGCGGAGGGCATCGGGCGGGCCCTGGACCGGGGCGCCGACGGCGTGATCGTCCCGCTCGTCGACACCGGCGAGCAGGCCGCGGCGGCGGTCGCGGCGTGCCGCTACCCGCCGGACGGGGTGCGCAGCTTCGGCCCGGTCCGCCCGTCGTGGCAGGGCCGCGAGGTGTTCGCCCCGCCCCGCACGGTGGTGATGGTGGAGACGGTCGCGGCGGTGGCGAACCTGGCCGACATCGTGGCCGTCGAGGGGGTGGCGGCGGTGTTCGTCGGGCCGTCGGACCTGGCGCTGGCGCACGGGCTCCCGGTCGCCGCCCAGGGCGACGGCGGCCCGGGGTCCGACCGGCACGCCGAGCTGGTCTCCGGGATCACCGCGGTCTGCGCGGGCGCGGGGGTCCCGGTGGGGATCTACTGCGACTCCCCCGCGCACGTACGGCGCTTCCGGGCGCTGGGGTGCACGTTCACGATGCTCGCCGCGGAGCAGGCGATCCTGCGGGCGGCGCTGGCGGAGAAGCTGGCCTACGCCCGGTCCTGA
- a CDS encoding ABC transporter substrate-binding protein, translating to MSLTFPDRAVCRAVRRAGCPVLPRAVAAGVCLFLLAGCGAGATRTPAPAGTDGAAPTALPAGQGSSEPDGVFPRTVIHETGTTTIPAGPRRVVVVSTGQLDGLPSLGVVPVGSTRAEAATMVPEYLTTAFPQHRAALAAMADLGLRTDPAIEAVAAARPDLILADVAGAQEVASRLSAIAPTVMTRGNGVNWKTDLLLIGHALGRAGAAQVLVDELAGRARAVGEQAGPVEV from the coding sequence GTGAGCCTCACCTTCCCCGACCGAGCCGTGTGCCGAGCCGTACGCCGTGCCGGGTGCCCCGTCCTGCCCCGTGCGGTGGCCGCCGGGGTGTGCCTGTTCCTGCTCGCCGGCTGCGGCGCCGGGGCGACCCGGACACCCGCGCCGGCGGGCACGGACGGTGCGGCCCCCACCGCGCTGCCCGCCGGGCAGGGCTCGTCCGAGCCCGACGGCGTCTTCCCGCGCACCGTCATCCACGAGACGGGCACCACGACGATCCCGGCCGGGCCCCGGCGGGTCGTGGTCGTCTCCACCGGGCAGCTCGACGGGCTGCCGTCCCTCGGCGTCGTGCCCGTCGGGTCCACCCGGGCCGAGGCGGCCACCATGGTCCCGGAGTACCTCACCACGGCGTTCCCGCAGCACCGGGCCGCGCTGGCGGCGATGGCCGACCTGGGCCTGCGCACCGACCCGGCGATCGAGGCGGTCGCCGCGGCGCGCCCGGACCTGATCCTGGCCGACGTGGCCGGGGCGCAGGAGGTCGCCTCCCGGCTGTCCGCGATCGCGCCGACCGTGATGACCCGGGGCAACGGCGTGAACTGGAAGACCGACCTGCTGCTGATCGGGCACGCGCTGGGCCGGGCCGGCGCCGCGCAGGTCCTCGTGGACGAACTCGCCGGGCGGGCCCGTGCCGTCGGCGAGCAGGCCGGGCCGGTCGAGGTGTAG
- a CDS encoding NAD(P)-dependent oxidoreductase, producing MSSPSAQPSLPARPVVGVLHPGAMGAALGSALNARAGAVIWADAGRSHATAKRAELADLQAVPTVADLAARADVIVAICPPHAAREVAGLVGAGLTGRTDRPLYVEANAVSPDAVRGVATLLGDRATVCDGAVIGPPAWTAGTTTLWLSGPGADAAATLFEPGPFEARVLGTAGTDLGTASGLKACFALQSKAAPMLWVALEEAAAAFGVTDVLHSELDRAGVDHAAALAHARERMAGRAWRWAGEMDEAADAFAAVGLPDGFSRAAAELYRRAAGAGQDG from the coding sequence ATGTCGTCGCCGTCCGCGCAGCCGTCCCTGCCCGCCCGGCCGGTGGTCGGGGTCCTGCACCCCGGCGCGATGGGCGCCGCACTCGGGTCGGCCCTCAATGCCAGGGCCGGCGCGGTGATCTGGGCCGACGCCGGCCGCTCGCACGCCACCGCCAAGCGCGCCGAGCTGGCCGACCTGCAGGCGGTGCCGACGGTCGCCGACCTCGCCGCCCGGGCCGACGTGATCGTGGCGATCTGCCCGCCGCACGCCGCGCGCGAGGTGGCCGGACTGGTGGGCGCCGGGCTGACCGGGCGCACCGACCGGCCGCTCTACGTCGAGGCCAACGCCGTGTCCCCGGACGCCGTCCGCGGTGTCGCGACGCTCCTGGGCGACCGTGCGACGGTCTGCGACGGCGCCGTCATCGGACCGCCGGCGTGGACGGCGGGCACCACGACGCTGTGGCTGTCCGGGCCGGGGGCCGACGCCGCCGCCACCCTGTTCGAGCCCGGCCCGTTCGAGGCCCGGGTGCTCGGGACCGCCGGGACCGACCTGGGCACCGCGAGCGGGCTCAAGGCCTGCTTCGCGCTGCAGAGCAAGGCTGCACCGATGCTGTGGGTGGCGCTGGAGGAGGCCGCGGCGGCGTTCGGCGTCACCGACGTCCTGCACTCCGAGCTGGACCGGGCCGGGGTCGACCACGCTGCCGCGCTGGCCCACGCCCGCGAGCGCATGGCGGGCAGGGCCTGGCGCTGGGCGGGGGAGATGGACGAGGCGGCCGACGCGTTCGCCGCCGTCGGGCTGCCCGACGGCTTCTCCCGCGCCGCCGCGGAGCTCTACCGGCGCGCCGCCGGGGCCGGGCAGGACGGCTGA
- the fdhA gene encoding formaldehyde dehydrogenase, glutathione-independent, producing the protein MPDNRVVVYKGPGQVAVEAIDYPKLELPSDVVDGLGIARKAPHAAILKIVTTNICGSDQHMVRGRTTAPVGQSLGHEITGEIVEVGEDVLFAKVGDICSVPFNIACGRCRMCNEGRTGVCLNVNPARPGAAYGYVDMGGWIGGQAEYVMVPFADFNLLRFPDRDQALEKILDLTMLSDIFPTGYHGAVTAGVTTGSTVYVAGAGPVGLAAAHAAQLLGAAAVVVGDMIPERLAQARSFGCETVDLSADGTLAEQLEQLLGEPEVDAAVDAVGFEARGHGRDAGEAPATVLNSVMEVTRVGGALGIPGLYVTGDPGATDDNAKEGTLGVRIGVGWAKSHSLTTGQCPVKKYNRQLMQAILSDRAQIAKAVNATTISLGDAPRGYQEFDGGVARKFVIDPHGSVAA; encoded by the coding sequence ATGCCCGACAACCGCGTCGTCGTGTACAAGGGGCCCGGCCAGGTCGCCGTCGAGGCGATCGACTACCCGAAGCTGGAGCTGCCGTCCGACGTCGTCGACGGCCTCGGCATCGCGCGCAAGGCCCCGCACGCGGCGATCCTCAAGATCGTCACCACCAACATCTGCGGCTCCGACCAGCACATGGTCCGCGGCCGCACGACCGCACCGGTCGGGCAGTCCCTCGGCCACGAGATCACCGGCGAGATCGTCGAGGTCGGCGAGGACGTGCTGTTCGCGAAGGTCGGCGACATCTGCTCGGTGCCGTTCAACATCGCCTGCGGGCGGTGCCGGATGTGCAACGAGGGCAGAACCGGTGTCTGCCTGAACGTCAACCCGGCCCGTCCCGGCGCCGCCTACGGCTACGTCGACATGGGCGGCTGGATCGGCGGCCAGGCGGAGTACGTGATGGTGCCCTTCGCCGACTTCAACCTGCTGCGCTTCCCCGACCGCGACCAGGCGCTGGAGAAGATCCTGGACCTGACGATGCTCTCGGACATCTTCCCGACCGGCTACCACGGCGCGGTGACCGCGGGGGTGACCACCGGGTCGACGGTCTACGTGGCCGGCGCCGGGCCGGTCGGGCTGGCCGCGGCGCACGCCGCACAGCTGCTGGGGGCGGCCGCGGTCGTTGTCGGGGACATGATCCCCGAGCGGCTCGCCCAGGCCCGCAGCTTCGGCTGCGAGACCGTCGACCTGTCCGCCGACGGCACCCTGGCCGAGCAGCTCGAGCAGCTGCTCGGCGAGCCCGAGGTCGACGCCGCCGTCGACGCCGTCGGCTTCGAGGCCCGCGGACACGGCCGCGACGCCGGGGAGGCGCCCGCGACCGTGCTGAACTCGGTGATGGAGGTGACCCGGGTCGGCGGCGCGCTCGGCATCCCGGGGCTCTACGTCACCGGCGACCCCGGTGCCACCGACGACAATGCCAAGGAGGGCACGCTGGGTGTGCGGATCGGGGTGGGCTGGGCGAAGTCGCACAGCCTCACCACCGGTCAGTGCCCGGTGAAGAAGTACAACCGGCAGCTGATGCAGGCCATCCTGTCCGACCGGGCGCAGATCGCGAAGGCGGTCAACGCGACCACGATCTCGCTCGGCGACGCCCCGCGCGGCTACCAGGAGTTCGACGGCGGTGTGGCCCGCAAGTTCGTGATCGATCCACACGGCAGTGTCGCGGCGTGA